The proteins below are encoded in one region of Qingshengfaniella alkalisoli:
- a CDS encoding type 1 glutamine amidotransferase gives MTTSLRIGVLETGRPPEELAADHGDYPSMVADWLAPLEGEVTQYAVLDGKFPESPDDADLWIITGSKFGVYENHPFIAPLEDFIRRARDAGRKMVGICFGHQVMAQALGGAVGKSDKGWGLGVHEYTPVNWPDELGTAPEKLSLQAYHQDQVKTLPEGARVIASSEFCDYAALWYPGFGLSVQGHPEFRSEYASQLLNSRKGTLLAPDEVDDAQSTMAKPTTQHQLAELIRIHFPDL, from the coding sequence ATGACCACATCTCTTCGTATCGGAGTTCTCGAAACAGGCCGCCCGCCGGAAGAACTGGCAGCAGATCATGGAGACTATCCATCTATGGTGGCCGATTGGCTGGCACCGCTCGAGGGTGAGGTAACTCAATACGCCGTATTAGATGGGAAGTTTCCCGAGAGCCCGGACGATGCGGATCTGTGGATCATCACCGGATCGAAATTCGGGGTGTATGAAAATCATCCATTCATCGCACCACTGGAAGATTTCATACGTCGCGCACGGGACGCCGGGCGCAAGATGGTCGGGATCTGCTTTGGTCATCAGGTCATGGCACAGGCACTTGGCGGGGCCGTGGGTAAGTCTGACAAAGGTTGGGGTTTAGGCGTACATGAGTACACGCCGGTGAATTGGCCTGACGAACTTGGCACCGCACCGGAGAAACTGTCCCTTCAAGCCTATCATCAGGATCAAGTGAAAACGCTGCCCGAAGGAGCCCGCGTGATCGCATCGTCTGAATTTTGTGACTACGCGGCACTGTGGTATCCAGGCTTTGGCCTGTCCGTGCAAGGGCATCCGGAGTTTCGTTCCGAATATGCTTCACAACTTCTGAACAGCCGGAAGGGGACACTGCTTGCACCGGATGAGGTCGACGATGCGCAATCAACCATGGCCAAGCCGACAACCCAGCATCAACTTGCCGAGCTGATAAGAATCCATTTTCCAGACCTCTAG
- a CDS encoding glycosyltransferase family 2 protein: MSEDRQRYALAVIIPHYNDLDRLRTCLEHLHPQLSTDVECVVVDNGSDDDIDGLMSSYPDLRLVVEPQKGAAAARNRGVRETTAPLLTFLDCDCKPAPDWISCGREVAARGDLVGGRVDTFDETPAPRSGAEAFETVFAFHQRDYVKRKGFSVTANLLTPRSVFEAVGPFRNEVAEDVDWCHRATALGHKLVYADEWRVAHPTRQDWAALRKKWRRTTNERFQLAGTGFVARLKWSAMALVVLASGPAHLPKVWGSRRLSTREKYRGSLTLLRIRSTRAIWMVTQALTG, encoded by the coding sequence ATGTCCGAAGACCGCCAGCGATATGCCCTTGCTGTTATAATTCCGCACTACAACGATCTAGACAGACTTCGGACCTGCCTTGAACATCTGCATCCTCAGCTAAGTACGGATGTGGAATGCGTGGTGGTGGACAACGGCTCGGATGACGATATTGATGGGCTGATGAGCTCCTATCCCGACCTGCGTTTGGTGGTCGAGCCGCAAAAGGGTGCCGCCGCCGCACGAAACCGCGGGGTCCGGGAAACCACTGCCCCCTTGCTGACGTTTCTGGATTGCGACTGCAAGCCCGCGCCAGATTGGATTTCATGCGGTCGGGAGGTCGCCGCGCGCGGTGATCTGGTCGGGGGCAGGGTAGACACCTTTGACGAGACACCAGCGCCAAGATCCGGCGCTGAAGCGTTCGAGACGGTTTTCGCCTTCCACCAGCGCGACTACGTCAAGCGAAAGGGCTTTTCGGTAACGGCCAATCTGCTTACGCCCCGCTCTGTTTTCGAGGCGGTCGGGCCATTTCGTAATGAGGTTGCCGAAGACGTTGACTGGTGCCACCGTGCGACGGCGCTAGGCCATAAATTGGTTTATGCCGATGAATGGCGAGTCGCACACCCGACGCGGCAGGACTGGGCCGCGTTGCGCAAAAAATGGCGACGAACCACGAATGAGCGTTTTCAACTTGCGGGGACGGGTTTTGTCGCCAGGCTTAAGTGGTCCGCGATGGCGCTGGTTGTGCTGGCCTCCGGCCCCGCGCATTTGCCAAAGGTCTGGGGGTCGCGGCGGTTGAGTACTAGGGAAAAGTATCGCGGATCCCTGACCCTTCTGCGGATCAGGTCAACGCGTGCCATATGGATGGTTACGCAGGCACTGACGGGCTAG
- a CDS encoding AI-2E family transporter: protein MTAPDPITNTTVAVKWAILGLFLIAAVGALILARSFLMPVILAFMLSLTFSPIRRWLGRRGVPPYLTAFVVVLGLVGLLVGLSAVLSGPIQQYSRDRAIIMYNVEQKLRGLSETIEKISEASEEVQSIATGDAEGQGEEEPQEVVIKDSSLMSKAALTAPYMMAQITLALVLLFFLIGTGDLFYEKLVKASPTFADKRKAIKIAFDIEKKISRYFLTITVINACLGIVVGLCLWSVGMPNPLLFGVLAFALNFIPYLGAIAGVVLTFIIGLVSFDQVSTAVLAASLYLICTTLEGQFVTPYMVGRNLKLNPVVVFISVAFWGWAWSVIGMFIAVPVLLAIRSIAESVPSLQNIAIFLSGRDERPDQSEHPS from the coding sequence ATGACGGCCCCCGACCCGATCACCAACACGACTGTTGCAGTTAAGTGGGCCATTCTGGGCCTGTTCCTGATTGCAGCAGTGGGTGCGTTGATATTGGCGAGGTCCTTTCTCATGCCTGTCATCCTGGCCTTTATGCTGTCGCTCACCTTCTCTCCTATACGCCGCTGGCTTGGCCGACGTGGAGTACCGCCATACTTGACAGCTTTCGTTGTCGTGCTGGGGTTGGTCGGACTGCTCGTTGGATTGAGCGCAGTACTGTCCGGTCCCATACAGCAGTACAGTCGAGACCGTGCGATCATCATGTATAACGTCGAGCAGAAGCTGCGTGGGCTTAGCGAGACAATCGAGAAGATCTCCGAAGCCAGCGAAGAGGTTCAAAGCATTGCGACTGGCGACGCAGAGGGTCAGGGCGAAGAAGAACCGCAGGAAGTTGTCATAAAAGACAGCAGCTTGATGTCAAAAGCAGCGCTGACCGCCCCGTACATGATGGCACAAATTACGCTTGCATTGGTCTTGTTGTTCTTTCTGATCGGGACGGGAGACCTATTCTACGAAAAGCTTGTCAAGGCGAGCCCGACCTTTGCCGATAAGCGCAAGGCTATTAAAATTGCCTTTGATATCGAGAAGAAGATCAGCCGGTATTTCCTGACGATCACCGTCATCAACGCCTGTCTCGGGATTGTGGTGGGCCTCTGCCTGTGGAGCGTCGGCATGCCCAACCCGTTGCTGTTCGGGGTGCTGGCCTTCGCGCTGAACTTCATCCCCTATCTCGGTGCAATCGCCGGCGTGGTCCTGACCTTTATCATTGGGCTGGTGAGCTTTGATCAGGTCAGTACGGCGGTGTTGGCGGCCAGCTTATACCTGATCTGCACAACCTTGGAGGGACAGTTCGTCACCCCCTACATGGTTGGTCGAAACCTGAAGCTGAATCCTGTCGTAGTTTTCATCTCGGTAGCCTTCTGGGGATGGGCATGGTCCGTGATCGGAATGTTCATCGCGGTTCCCGTGCTTCTGGCCATACGCTCGATCGCCGAGTCGGTTCCCAGTTTGCAGAACATTGCGATCTTTCTGTCGGGGCGCGACGAACGGCCCGATCAGTCAGAGCACCCTTCCTGA
- a CDS encoding GntR family transcriptional regulator, whose amino-acid sequence MESNQIKLPAHVMVYRQLRDMILCGELAPGQAVTIQGLVNTLGAGMTPVREAIRRLTSEGALEFQGNRRVCVPELTTAQLDEIAYARLAIEPKLAFWAAEKVTPEDIHALSTIDQALNASIDRGDIRGYLYQNHRFHTHLYSLSDAKIMIGLANTLWLRAAPSLRVVCGRFGTANLPDMHAIALQHLRDGDVEAVAEDMRQDIRQGIEQIRETMIS is encoded by the coding sequence ATGGAGTCAAACCAGATCAAACTACCCGCGCATGTGATGGTGTATCGGCAACTCCGTGATATGATCCTTTGCGGGGAACTGGCCCCCGGTCAAGCGGTGACCATTCAGGGGCTCGTGAATACGTTGGGCGCGGGCATGACTCCGGTGCGGGAAGCGATACGTCGCCTGACCTCCGAGGGTGCGCTGGAATTTCAGGGCAATCGACGCGTCTGCGTTCCCGAACTGACAACTGCGCAGCTTGATGAGATCGCTTATGCGCGGCTGGCGATCGAACCGAAACTTGCGTTCTGGGCAGCAGAGAAAGTCACACCGGAAGATATTCACGCGCTATCAACGATAGATCAGGCGCTGAACGCGTCTATCGATCGTGGTGATATTCGCGGGTATCTTTATCAGAACCACCGTTTCCATACACATCTCTACAGCTTGAGTGACGCGAAAATCATGATCGGGCTGGCAAACACGCTTTGGCTTCGTGCGGCACCTTCTTTGCGCGTCGTCTGCGGTCGATTCGGCACCGCAAATCTGCCCGACATGCATGCAATTGCCCTCCAGCATTTGCGCGACGGCGACGTTGAGGCGGTTGCCGAAGACATGCGCCAAGACATCCGGCAAGGCATCGAGCAGATCCGCGAAACGATGATTTCCTAG
- a CDS encoding ABC transporter ATP-binding protein: MAQLATQNRFAPWEDPKQKPIIEFRNVTKRFGTFTAIDDLSLNIYEREFFALLGPSGCGKTTMMRMLAGFEAPSEGKILLDGQNIAPVPPNKRPVNMMFQSYALFPHLSVVDNIAFGLKRSDMPKSEIQGRVNEMLRLTRLEKFATRKPHQISGGQRQRVALARSLAKAPKLLLLDEPLGALDKKLRQDTQFELMDIQEKTGTTFVIVTHDQEEAMTVASRVAVMDQGKLVQVETPDVIYEAPNSVYVADFIGDVNILEGSADPQENDRIHLTYAEGTPPLLAATQKPISKQQHVSYVIRPEKILVSDERPTDRANVVRGEVIDIAYLGNVSTYHVRLTTGQMIKAQMTNSRRISRRTFTWNDTVWLSWTDTAGVVLTE; the protein is encoded by the coding sequence ATGGCGCAACTCGCGACCCAAAACCGCTTCGCACCTTGGGAAGACCCAAAGCAGAAGCCCATCATCGAGTTCAGGAACGTCACAAAGCGGTTCGGCACATTCACCGCGATCGACGATCTGAGCCTGAACATATACGAACGTGAGTTCTTCGCATTGCTCGGACCATCGGGGTGCGGCAAAACGACGATGATGCGGATGCTCGCGGGGTTTGAGGCGCCTTCGGAAGGCAAGATCCTGCTCGACGGCCAAAACATCGCACCGGTGCCGCCCAACAAGCGCCCCGTGAACATGATGTTTCAAAGTTACGCTCTGTTCCCGCATCTATCGGTGGTGGACAACATCGCGTTTGGCCTGAAGCGTTCGGACATGCCCAAATCCGAAATCCAGGGCAGGGTGAACGAAATGCTCCGTCTTACGCGGTTGGAAAAATTTGCCACCCGCAAGCCGCACCAGATATCAGGCGGGCAGCGCCAACGTGTGGCCTTGGCGCGGTCGCTGGCCAAGGCGCCAAAGCTCCTGCTGCTGGACGAACCGCTGGGTGCTCTCGACAAGAAGCTGCGTCAGGACACCCAGTTCGAGTTGATGGACATCCAGGAGAAGACCGGCACAACCTTCGTGATTGTTACCCACGACCAAGAGGAGGCAATGACCGTCGCTTCTCGCGTGGCCGTCATGGATCAGGGCAAGCTGGTGCAGGTTGAAACGCCCGATGTAATCTACGAAGCGCCGAATTCGGTCTATGTTGCGGACTTCATTGGCGATGTGAACATCCTTGAAGGTTCCGCCGATCCGCAGGAAAACGACCGCATCCACCTGACTTATGCCGAGGGCACTCCACCACTGCTCGCCGCCACGCAAAAGCCGATCAGCAAGCAGCAACACGTGTCCTACGTCATTCGGCCAGAGAAGATTCTTGTCAGTGACGAACGCCCAACCGATCGCGCAAATGTCGTTCGGGGCGAAGTGATCGACATCGCGTATCTTGGCAATGTTTCCACCTATCACGTCCGGCTGACGACGGGACAGATGATCAAGGCGCAGATGACCAACAGTCGTCGTATCTCGCGCCGCACCTTCACATGGAACGACACGGTCTGGCTGTCCTGGACGGACACTGCCGGCGTCGTCCTGACAGAGTAA
- a CDS encoding NAD(P)/FAD-dependent oxidoreductase translates to MRRIFEDNAYQRDVDTLNYWRATTPNERTCPALDGRATTEFAIIGAGFTGLNAALHLAREGADVTVLDAHGPGWGASGRNGGFCCLGGAKASDAVLKRRFGEAGYRKYRQTEKAAVDFVDDLLVRLQLDVDRHSSGETVLAHRPKDMDRLRREAEEIHDEYGVDVELIEKADLAAQGMNSAEFHGGLTVRKGFGLNPRKYVQGLAHKAVTKGVRIHGDSPVTGITRIDDGYELRSPSGTLQAKHLLLATNGYSSDDLPEWMRARYLPIQSNIIVTRPLTDDEIAEQGWFSDQMAYDTRHLLHYFRLMPNRRMLFGMRGGVNATPQAHERMRTYVRSEFDRIFPAWTGVETPYFWTGLACLSRNLTPYVGPIGDWPDAFASFAYHGNGVAMGSYCGMLMAELALGRKSHHICPDVIKAPPARFPFGRFRRALLPITFLHYNFLDRP, encoded by the coding sequence ATGCGCCGCATTTTCGAAGACAATGCCTATCAGCGCGATGTGGATACGTTAAATTATTGGCGTGCCACCACGCCTAATGAGCGTACATGTCCCGCGCTTGATGGTCGTGCAACGACAGAGTTCGCGATTATCGGCGCGGGCTTTACCGGGCTGAATGCGGCACTTCACCTGGCTCGGGAAGGAGCCGATGTCACGGTCCTTGATGCGCATGGTCCGGGTTGGGGCGCTTCCGGGCGCAATGGCGGATTCTGTTGTCTGGGCGGTGCCAAGGCCAGTGATGCCGTGCTGAAGCGGCGTTTCGGCGAAGCCGGATACCGGAAATACCGTCAGACCGAGAAAGCGGCGGTTGACTTCGTTGATGATCTATTGGTGCGACTGCAACTGGATGTGGATCGTCATTCAAGCGGCGAAACCGTACTCGCGCATCGCCCCAAGGATATGGACCGGCTTCGCCGCGAAGCTGAGGAAATCCATGACGAGTATGGCGTTGATGTCGAACTGATCGAAAAGGCCGACCTTGCTGCGCAGGGTATGAACAGCGCAGAATTCCATGGCGGTTTGACCGTACGCAAAGGTTTCGGATTAAATCCGCGCAAGTACGTACAGGGGCTGGCCCATAAAGCGGTCACCAAGGGGGTACGCATCCATGGCGACAGCCCGGTAACAGGCATCACGCGCATCGACGATGGCTACGAACTGAGAAGCCCTTCGGGCACGTTGCAGGCGAAACATCTGCTGTTGGCGACGAACGGGTATTCATCGGACGATTTGCCGGAGTGGATGCGAGCGCGCTATCTTCCTATACAAAGCAACATCATCGTTACGCGCCCCCTGACGGATGATGAAATCGCCGAGCAGGGCTGGTTCTCTGACCAAATGGCGTATGATACGCGGCATCTGTTGCATTACTTCCGACTGATGCCCAATCGGCGAATGTTGTTCGGTATGCGAGGCGGAGTGAATGCCACACCCCAGGCTCACGAACGGATGAGAACGTATGTCCGGTCCGAATTCGACCGTATCTTTCCAGCCTGGACCGGGGTGGAGACACCGTATTTTTGGACGGGCCTGGCCTGCCTGTCACGTAACCTGACCCCCTATGTCGGGCCGATCGGCGACTGGCCAGATGCGTTTGCGTCGTTCGCCTACCACGGCAATGGCGTCGCGATGGGCAGCTATTGCGGTATGCTGATGGCGGAACTTGCCCTTGGTCGAAAGTCGCACCATATCTGCCCCGACGTGATCAAGGCACCGCCTGCGAGGTTCCCTTTTGGACGCTTTCGCCGGGCATTGCTGCCGATCACCTTCTTGCATTACAATTTTCTGGACCGACCATGA
- a CDS encoding glutamine synthetase family protein: MTFMEEFVAYCDEYGAPERIELLLCDINAVLRGKWLPGEQAEKLAKGGVRLPMSTYAPNILGYEVEATGLGIVVGDPDGYMQPISGTLKPVPWQDGNVAQVLVELTDTEGKISSLSTREMLRGVLKRFEQKGLRPVTASELEFYVLQARETSRAEPAPPKLTPDAQNYDMELLQRKEPVLTEILDAAAAQGLDTDTLIAEYGPGQFEVNFHHTDDALAAADTALMFRRLVRGVVARHGLEATFMAKPYADLPGNGMHLHVSLIDEKDRNVFDGGGPLSETLKHAVGGVLDSMRDMQAIFAPHLNSYRRFGLGSFAPAGPEWGMDHRGAAVRLPEIAGPGARLEHRIAGADVNPYLVFAAILGGILDGLDHPRDLPPPLDTSDGSQAPPLASDWSTAVEQFAQSELAKEIFGENYRHVYTEVRRDEIKELASIITPVEYRYYLSRF; the protein is encoded by the coding sequence ATGACTTTCATGGAAGAGTTCGTCGCCTATTGCGACGAATACGGTGCGCCGGAGCGGATCGAATTGCTCTTGTGCGACATCAACGCGGTGCTGCGGGGTAAATGGCTGCCGGGCGAGCAGGCGGAGAAACTGGCCAAGGGTGGCGTGCGTCTTCCCATGTCCACATATGCGCCCAACATTCTGGGGTATGAGGTCGAGGCCACCGGTCTGGGCATCGTCGTCGGCGATCCCGATGGTTACATGCAGCCCATTTCCGGCACGCTGAAACCAGTGCCATGGCAGGACGGCAATGTCGCGCAGGTTCTGGTGGAACTGACCGACACGGAAGGGAAAATCAGTTCCCTGTCCACGCGCGAGATGCTTCGCGGTGTCCTGAAACGCTTTGAACAAAAAGGGCTTCGCCCCGTCACTGCCAGCGAGCTTGAATTTTATGTTCTTCAGGCTCGAGAAACTTCGCGCGCCGAACCCGCACCGCCGAAGCTGACACCCGACGCGCAAAATTACGACATGGAGCTTCTGCAGCGCAAAGAGCCCGTTCTGACCGAAATCCTCGATGCTGCCGCTGCGCAGGGCCTGGATACCGACACTCTAATCGCGGAATATGGCCCCGGACAGTTCGAAGTGAACTTCCATCACACCGATGATGCGCTCGCCGCAGCCGACACAGCGCTGATGTTCCGCCGCTTGGTGCGCGGCGTGGTGGCAAGGCATGGGCTGGAAGCCACTTTCATGGCCAAGCCTTATGCGGACCTGCCCGGCAACGGGATGCATCTGCATGTCTCGCTGATCGACGAGAAAGATCGGAACGTTTTCGACGGTGGCGGCCCGTTGTCGGAGACGTTGAAACATGCTGTCGGCGGCGTGCTCGACAGCATGCGTGACATGCAAGCCATCTTCGCGCCACACCTGAATTCCTATCGCCGGTTCGGTCTGGGGTCATTTGCGCCGGCGGGTCCGGAATGGGGCATGGATCATCGTGGCGCCGCGGTGCGCTTGCCAGAGATCGCAGGCCCCGGCGCTCGGCTGGAGCACCGCATCGCGGGCGCCGACGTGAACCCGTATCTAGTCTTTGCTGCGATCCTTGGCGGGATCCTGGACGGGCTAGACCATCCGCGCGATCTGCCGCCTCCTCTGGATACGTCAGATGGAAGCCAGGCTCCCCCGCTGGCATCGGACTGGTCGACTGCCGTCGAACAGTTCGCGCAGTCAGAGCTTGCAAAGGAAATTTTCGGCGAGAACTACCGGCATGTCTATACAGAGGTAAGGCGTGACGAGATCAAGGAACTCGCCTCAATCATCACGCCGGTCGAATACCGCTATTATCTGAGCCGATTCTAA
- a CDS encoding ABC transporter permease subunit encodes MNPRRLLLILVPYGWLLALFLIPFVIVLKIALSDTAISIPPYTPLLDLAAGWEGFKSFLGQLDFENFVFLTEDDLYWKAYLSSLQIALVSTIITLIIGYPIAYAMARSAPEWRPTLMMLVILPFWTSFLIRVYAWMGILSNEGLLNQFLLWTGLISDPLTILNTKTAVYIGIVYTYLPFMILPIYATLEKLDASLLEAAEDLGCTRLSAFWLVTFPLSKSGIIAGCFLVFIPVIGEFVIPSLLGGSGTLMIGKVLWEEFFSNRDWPVASAVAVILLMILVIPIILFQRNEQKNREADQ; translated from the coding sequence ATGAACCCACGCCGATTGCTTTTGATACTTGTGCCATATGGCTGGTTGTTGGCACTATTCCTGATTCCCTTCGTGATCGTTCTGAAAATCGCGTTATCGGACACGGCAATATCGATCCCGCCTTACACGCCGCTTCTTGACCTGGCGGCTGGTTGGGAGGGCTTCAAATCCTTCCTCGGACAGCTTGATTTCGAAAATTTCGTCTTTCTGACGGAAGATGACCTCTATTGGAAAGCCTATCTGTCAAGCCTTCAGATTGCGCTGGTCTCGACGATCATCACGCTGATCATTGGCTATCCCATTGCTTACGCGATGGCCCGGTCTGCGCCCGAATGGCGACCGACATTGATGATGCTTGTGATCTTGCCGTTCTGGACCAGCTTCCTGATCCGTGTTTACGCGTGGATGGGTATCCTGAGCAATGAAGGCCTTCTGAACCAGTTCCTGCTGTGGACTGGCCTGATCTCGGACCCGCTGACCATTCTGAATACGAAGACTGCGGTCTATATCGGGATCGTTTACACCTATCTGCCGTTCATGATCCTGCCTATTTACGCGACTCTGGAAAAGCTTGATGCCTCGCTACTGGAAGCTGCCGAGGATCTGGGTTGCACGCGGCTGAGCGCCTTCTGGCTGGTGACCTTCCCTCTATCTAAATCGGGTATCATTGCCGGGTGCTTCCTCGTCTTCATCCCCGTGATCGGCGAATTTGTCATTCCATCACTGCTGGGCGGCTCCGGCACGTTGATGATCGGCAAGGTGCTTTGGGAAGAGTTCTTCTCGAACCGTGACTGGCCGGTCGCTTCGGCCGTGGCCGTGATCCTGCTGATGATCCTCGTGATCCCGATCATCCTGTTCCAGCGCAACGAGCAGAAGAACCGGGAGGCCGACCAATGA
- a CDS encoding ABC transporter permease, with amino-acid sequence MNRRFSLFNVTSLTLGFAFLYLPMIILIIYSFNASKLVTVWAGFSTRWYGELLRNEQFLDAAWVTLKVAVASSTLATVLGTMAAYVLVRGGKFMGRTLFSGMIYAPLVMPEVITGLSLLLLFISIGLDRGVFTIVLAHTTFSMCYVSVVVSARLVSFDRSLEEAALDLGCSPFDAFKSVTLPIITPAVVSGWLLAFTLSLDDLVIASFTSGPSSTTLPIKIFSAVRLGVSPEINALSTIMIGIVAIGVVTASLVSKRAILRQKREEEEGFKQ; translated from the coding sequence ATGAACCGTCGCTTCTCGCTATTCAATGTAACATCGCTAACACTTGGTTTCGCATTTCTCTATCTGCCGATGATCATCCTGATCATCTACAGCTTCAACGCATCCAAACTGGTAACTGTCTGGGCGGGCTTCTCAACCCGATGGTATGGGGAGCTTCTGCGCAACGAACAGTTTCTCGACGCTGCATGGGTAACACTGAAGGTCGCCGTCGCCTCATCCACCTTGGCAACTGTCCTCGGCACGATGGCAGCCTATGTGCTTGTCCGTGGGGGCAAGTTCATGGGCCGGACCTTGTTTTCGGGCATGATCTACGCGCCGTTAGTCATGCCGGAGGTGATCACCGGTCTTTCGCTGCTTTTGCTGTTCATCTCCATCGGGCTGGACCGTGGAGTGTTCACGATCGTTCTGGCGCATACGACCTTCTCGATGTGTTACGTATCGGTTGTCGTGTCTGCGCGGCTGGTAAGCTTCGATCGATCGCTGGAGGAAGCCGCACTGGATTTGGGTTGCTCGCCGTTTGATGCTTTCAAGAGCGTAACGCTGCCGATCATCACCCCCGCTGTTGTGTCCGGCTGGCTGCTGGCCTTTACCCTGTCTCTAGATGACTTGGTGATCGCGTCCTTCACCTCAGGCCCGTCCTCCACAACCTTGCCGATCAAGATCTTCAGCGCCGTTCGTCTGGGCGTTAGTCCGGAAATCAACGCATTGTCCACGATCATGATCGGAATCGTCGCCATCGGGGTCGTCACCGCCTCGCTGGTGTCCAAACGCGCCATCCTTCGTCAGAAGCGCGAGGAAGAAGAAGGCTTTAAGCAATGA
- a CDS encoding polyamine ABC transporter substrate-binding protein has protein sequence MKKTWLPIAATLAAVTGAAQADEVRVYNWSDYIDEELLAKFEEETGLDLVYDVFDSNELLETKMLAGSSGYDVVVPTGTFLQRQISAGAFQELDKAKLPNIENMWDVVEERTAQYDPGNAYSINYMWGTTGLGVNVGKVKEVLGEDAPINSVELVLDPANMEKLASCGVHFLDAPTEIIPMVLNYLGEDPDSHDPDVIEKAEPVLMSVRPYIQKFHSSEYINALANGDICVAVGWSGDILQARDRAAEADNGVEVAYNAAKEGAQMWFDQMAIPADAPNPDGAHVFLNFIMDPENMAAASNYVYYANGNKASQEFLNEDVIGDTAIYPDEDTMNNLFTTTPYEPKVQRTVTRLWTKVKSGT, from the coding sequence ATGAAAAAGACATGGCTACCGATTGCTGCGACACTCGCGGCGGTTACAGGTGCGGCTCAGGCTGACGAGGTTCGGGTTTACAACTGGTCCGACTACATCGACGAAGAATTGCTGGCCAAGTTCGAAGAAGAGACCGGCCTTGATTTAGTCTATGACGTATTCGATTCCAATGAGTTGCTGGAAACGAAGATGCTGGCCGGGTCTTCCGGCTATGACGTGGTGGTGCCAACCGGCACGTTCCTGCAGCGCCAGATATCAGCCGGCGCTTTCCAAGAACTGGACAAAGCCAAGCTGCCCAACATTGAAAACATGTGGGATGTCGTGGAAGAGCGCACAGCCCAATACGATCCGGGCAATGCATACTCCATCAACTACATGTGGGGCACCACAGGCCTTGGTGTGAATGTCGGCAAGGTCAAAGAAGTGCTTGGCGAGGATGCGCCTATCAACTCCGTCGAGTTGGTGCTCGATCCGGCGAACATGGAAAAGCTGGCATCCTGCGGAGTGCATTTTCTCGACGCGCCGACCGAAATCATTCCCATGGTCCTGAACTATTTGGGCGAGGACCCCGACAGCCACGATCCCGACGTTATTGAAAAGGCCGAGCCGGTTCTGATGAGCGTGCGTCCCTACATCCAGAAGTTCCATTCGTCCGAGTATATCAATGCACTCGCAAACGGGGATATCTGCGTGGCCGTCGGTTGGTCTGGCGACATCTTGCAAGCCCGCGACCGTGCCGCCGAAGCCGACAATGGTGTCGAGGTTGCCTACAACGCAGCCAAGGAAGGTGCGCAGATGTGGTTCGACCAGATGGCAATCCCCGCCGATGCACCAAACCCAGACGGCGCGCATGTATTCCTGAACTTCATCATGGATCCGGAAAACATGGCCGCCGCGTCGAACTATGTCTATTACGCGAACGGCAACAAGGCTTCGCAGGAATTCCTGAACGAAGATGTCATTGGCGATACCGCCATTTATCCAGATGAAGACACCATGAACAACCTCTTCACGACAACGCCCTATGAGCCAAAGGTGCAGCGGACGGTGACCCGTCTGTGGACCAAGGTAAAATCCGGCACTTGA